A segment of the Corylus avellana chromosome ca2, CavTom2PMs-1.0 genome:
atatattgagTCGTCAAAGTACTCGACCCAACGAACCAAAAGGTTGTCTATTCAAAAACTTAGCTATATTAAACCTTTTCATCCCATTTTAGTAACTTTATAAAAAGCCCATCAATTGTTCAACGTTGTAGTGCGAGGGTAATCAAATACTCCTTTCTTGCTTTATATGCATTTGGTTTGTAtgaatttatcattaaaaataatattcatattcATATGGCCTaataatttttcataatatGAATTACACATGAAAAATGAAACTTTAGAACCATGTTTTTACAATTAATTAGTTAGTGAGTCGCGATTCAAAGCACACGCCGTGCTACATTGAATATAGTTTTTTGCGGTAACTGGGCTAAAGAGCGGCCCCAACTGTGACTCAGCCCCTTCAACTACCAACTCTGTAAGCTTGCATCTTGTTAGCTCGGTCCTCTCGAGGGATTTGGGGGAAGTTGGGTCGGTTGTTGCAGGACATACCGTTGGCAAGAAGGACCATGGGGGAACGATCGAGGTAGTGCCCATCTGCATGGAAGGATCAACAGAGTTGATGGAGGTTACCAGAGGAGGCAAGAGGTGGTGAAACTTCTTAATGGACTGAGGCTTCTGCCTACCCTTGTTGCTAGCGACCTCATTCAAGATTAACCACCAGGGCAAGGAGCTAGCTCGCCTACGCGAGGATTCCAAGGAGATTCAACTAAAGCTACAGGCCCTCTTGCAGTTTCTTTGTGGCGTCGAACTCCTctctgtcatttttttttctttgcaattCCTTAgattgtataaaaaatatataattgttgtTAGTGTATACTTTAATTAAGCATAATTTTAGGTTGATTTATTGtagttattttatattaatatttttatattgtaaataaaAGTTGATATTTATAAGTTAGTATGATTGAATGAATAGTAAGAAATTTGTACAAATCCAAATGTcgtttttaaccaaaaaaaaaaaaaaaattatgccgaAACAAACGGGTCTTACATTCATGTACTAACACGTGGCACGTGGATCATGATCATGGAAAATGAGTTTCAGACCGCCACAGATGCGATATATACTCACCATTAACGAAAGAAACCCAGTTGGGCTCTTTGCGTTCAGAATAATGGCTCTCTCTCAAACATTTTCTTCCTGACAACAAATGGTACGTTCTACGATGGTCATTGTAACCCTGGTTGGATGcttctgtttttcctttttgtttggcTGCCGAGAAAACATAGGAAACAGATAACAAAGGAAATGATTTGTTTTCTGAAATTTGAATCTTATGAGTTTATGTTTTTTGCTTTACCCCAAAATGAAAAACCCATCTTCTTGATCTCATTTCAACTTTTGATGGCTCATGTAGGCTCAGATTTTTGTTTCCTTACATTATAACAGAGAATTTGTCATACAatttctaaattattattttctgacaTTTTCTCTGCATCCAAACGATTTTGATTACTATAATGtgattgattttaatttttagtaaaatgttttttttattgatttttttttttttaaagttgttcATGGGtataactttcttttcttttttgtttgatttcacGTTAAATTGCAGGAAGAAGGAATGGGAATGAGAAATATCACTTTTTAAGGTCATTttgatggaaaaagaaaaaaccttttaGCTTTAATTGTTATATGACACATCATGAAGTTAGAAACTGATAGTTCTCTTGTGATTCTGACGGTTGCATGATCATAATTTCTTGAGCTATGAgcttaaatttgattgtagtaATTGGTTagctgaaaatattttgtggGTTTGTGAAAGGTTGGGTATATTATGTTGGAGGGTCCATTTTTGtaggttttgtgggtttttctatCCTTCTGTGAAAGTTTGTGTATATTATGTTGGAGAGTCTATTATCGTGTAAACATTTGGTTATTAACATCAGAGGTTGGAGGGAAAGTTAAAGAGGCTATTCGGTTTGTAATGGATCATAGTAATTCAGAGGAAAGTGATTTAATTGTTGATTTGGAAAGAGGTGGGACGACAAGCGAAGATGATGGAGTTAAAGACTTGAATGTAGGTGGTAAGCATGCAAGGAAAATGCTGGGTAGGCTGAGGAGTGGAAAAATTGGTTTTGATAGATCAGTGAGGGATATGGATGGATTAGGTTCAAGCAAGAATGTATTACACTATAGTGAAAATTTGGAGATATTGATCGGTAATGTGGATGGAAAGGCAGCGGCGGGTATGATGGAGATGGAaatggaaaaagagaagaggaaaaagaCGAGTTCTAAGAAGCCTCCCAAACCGCCCCGTCCTCCTAAGAGTCCATCATTGGATGCCGCCGATATAAAGTTGGTCAGAGAAATTTCTGAGCTTGCGAGATCAAGGCGTGCAAGAATTGAACAAAGGCAGGagatgaagaaaaagagagcGGATAAGGCATCATCCTCAAATGCTAACCTTATTGCGTTTGTAATCACCATTCTCTTCTGCTTTGTGATAATCTTCCAAGGTAATGTTCTCTCTCTAATAACGGTTACCACTTTGGAGATTTATTAGGTTGTCCATGATTgaattttacttatttatttttgctattCATGTCACTGTAATAAAAGGCCGTCACTGAATCAGCATTATTAATAGCATTTTCATGATAATGTTTTGGAGGAGAAGATAAACACAATTATATTAGTTTTACTTAAGTGCTCTGCTCACTCTTCCTGTCACTGCTAGCACATTGGACACACATCCCCGTGTTTctctatcttttttatttatctccTGTTCAAGGATGCTTTTGCTGTTTAATTCAAGTAGTGATCCCAATTTTACCATAGGGTAATACTATTCTATCCTTAGAATTGAGGATGGACATATAAAAAGCTATTCTACTGCACAAGATTGACAATACTGCAAAGGAAGATATTGGTAATATTCCTAGCaagtatatataaaagttataaACAAGAAACTTCTGGTGGTTCCAAGTACTTAAGGAATATGAGGGCTGCGTATATACTTGTATTTTTCCTTGCTTATATTTGCCTTCCCTTAAGTATTGTGATGTCTCTCCTTATTGTCAACTTTCAGG
Coding sequences within it:
- the LOC132171196 gene encoding uncharacterized protein LOC132171196 isoform X2; this translates as MDHSNSEESDLIVDLERGGTTSEDDGVKDLNVGGKHARKMLGRLRSGKIGFDRSVRDMDGLGSSKNVLHYSENLEILIGNVDGKAAAGMMEMEMEKEKRKKTSSKKPPKPPRPPKSPSLDAADIKLVREISELARSRRARIEQRQEMKKKRADKASSSNANLIAFVITILFCFVIIFQGFLGSRV
- the LOC132171196 gene encoding uncharacterized protein LOC132171196 isoform X1 — encoded protein: MDHSNSEESDLIVDLERGGTTSEDDGVKDLNVGGKHARKMLGRLRSGKIGFDRSVRDMDGLGSSKNVLHYSENLEILIGNVDGKAAAGMMEMEMEKEKRKKTSSKKPPKPPRPPKSPSLDAADIKLVREISELARSRRARIEQRQEMKKKRADKASSSNANLIAFVITILFCFVIIFQGLLSRVCWSSES